The following proteins are encoded in a genomic region of Pseudomonas saponiphila:
- a CDS encoding contractile injection system protein, VgrG/Pvc8 family yields MFSPAHQTHFSLTLDALDQDVQVLAFTGEEAIGKPYFFKVEFVCERPEPELQSLVDSEAFLAFDTQGNGVHGRIYHIGKDTEHAHPQRYHLALVPHLSYLRHRTNQRIYQQFSVPAIVALILEEHGILGDAYRFQLDSTYPKRDCCTQFGETDLHFIQRLCEEEGIHFHFQHSAQGHVLVFGDHQAVFPRIEPTMVVTPEPAGAINLPTGEYRRAAYRQVEGQGARTALHSGHVLDIPGPPGQERNEAWLLTRVIHAGGQPQLSDEYAADNPGAGDGQQLGYRNRFTLVPWDLAYRPPSAHEKPLVSSQTAVVVAVDDEALRGDRHLGRLKVKFPWDREGRFDDKSSCWLGGAANWRCATTPLQAGVEVRVTFVESDPDQPLISGCLCCG; encoded by the coding sequence ATGTTCAGCCCAGCCCATCAAACGCACTTCAGCTTGACACTCGACGCACTTGATCAGGATGTTCAAGTGCTGGCCTTCACTGGCGAGGAGGCGATCGGCAAGCCGTACTTCTTCAAGGTGGAGTTTGTCTGCGAGCGGCCAGAGCCGGAGTTGCAAAGCCTGGTCGACAGTGAGGCCTTTCTGGCCTTCGACACCCAGGGCAACGGCGTTCATGGACGCATCTATCACATCGGCAAAGACACTGAGCATGCGCATCCGCAGCGCTACCACCTGGCCCTGGTCCCGCATTTGTCCTACTTGCGCCATCGCACCAACCAGCGCATCTATCAACAGTTTTCGGTGCCGGCCATCGTTGCCTTGATTCTCGAAGAACACGGGATCCTCGGTGATGCCTACCGCTTCCAACTGGACTCCACCTACCCCAAGCGTGACTGCTGCACCCAGTTCGGTGAAACGGATCTGCACTTTATTCAGCGCCTGTGCGAGGAGGAGGGGATTCACTTTCACTTCCAGCACAGCGCTCAAGGCCACGTGCTGGTGTTTGGCGATCATCAGGCGGTGTTCCCGCGGATCGAGCCAACTATGGTTGTCACGCCCGAGCCCGCCGGAGCAATCAACCTGCCGACCGGTGAATACCGCCGCGCGGCTTATCGCCAGGTGGAGGGGCAGGGGGCGCGCACCGCGCTGCACAGCGGCCATGTTCTGGACATCCCCGGCCCGCCAGGCCAAGAGCGTAATGAGGCATGGCTACTGACTCGGGTCATCCACGCAGGCGGACAACCGCAGCTGTCGGACGAGTACGCCGCCGACAACCCGGGCGCCGGGGATGGCCAGCAGTTGGGTTATCGCAATCGTTTCACGTTGGTGCCGTGGGACCTGGCCTACCGTCCACCTTCGGCGCACGAAAAGCCCCTGGTGAGCAGCCAGACTGCGGTGGTCGTCGCGGTGGACGACGAGGCACTGCGCGGTGATCGGCACCTGGGAAGGCTCAAGGTCAAGTTTCCCTGGGACCGCGAAGGTCGCTTCGATGACAAAAGCAGCTGCTGGCTCGGAGGCGCCGCCAATTGGCGCTGTGCAACCACACCGCTGCAAGCGGGCGTGGAAGTCAGGGTCACCTTTGTTGAAAGCGATCCCGATCAGCCA
- a CDS encoding extracellular solute-binding protein produces the protein MRKSPLRTVFSAALLWAGISTSAGAAEPGMYLYNWFGLLAPETPKEFEQATGTRIHMDAFDSAEVMQSKVMAGRTGYDVVVATSDVLPGLIQAGVLQPLDPAQLSNLSHVDPDILAQLAVNDPGNRYAVPYLWGTTGIGYDVDKVKTALGDNAPVNSWDLIFKEENISKLQSCGVAMLDSPSEIISIALNYLGLPSNSKNPDDYQKAQALLLKIRPYIRYFDSSRIDADLADGNICAVVGWANGALAAQAINEKSNTGRRITYSLPREGALVWSENLVLLKDAPHPKAGLAFINYMLQPEVIAKTSNHTLYPNANKDATEFVQQKLRDNPWIYPDKQTVATLVPLEPLPLKLERIRTRVWTKVKSNI, from the coding sequence ATGAGAAAATCACCTTTGCGAACCGTTTTTTCAGCCGCGCTTCTCTGGGCCGGGATCAGCACATCGGCAGGGGCGGCAGAGCCCGGGATGTACTTGTACAACTGGTTCGGGCTGCTCGCGCCGGAAACCCCGAAAGAGTTCGAGCAGGCCACCGGCACCCGCATTCACATGGATGCCTTCGACAGTGCCGAGGTCATGCAGAGCAAGGTCATGGCCGGGCGCACGGGCTATGACGTGGTCGTGGCGACCTCCGATGTGCTGCCCGGCCTGATCCAGGCCGGAGTGCTGCAGCCGCTGGACCCGGCGCAACTGAGCAATCTGTCCCATGTCGACCCGGACATCCTGGCCCAGCTCGCGGTCAATGATCCGGGCAATCGTTACGCGGTGCCTTACCTGTGGGGCACCACCGGCATCGGCTATGACGTGGACAAGGTCAAGACGGCCTTGGGCGACAATGCGCCGGTCAATAGCTGGGACCTGATCTTCAAGGAAGAGAACATCAGCAAGCTGCAGTCCTGTGGCGTGGCCATGCTCGACTCTCCCAGCGAGATCATTTCCATCGCCCTGAATTACCTTGGACTGCCGAGCAACAGCAAGAACCCGGATGACTACCAGAAAGCCCAAGCCCTGCTGTTGAAGATTCGTCCCTACATCCGTTATTTCGATTCGTCGCGCATCGACGCCGACTTGGCGGACGGCAACATCTGTGCGGTGGTGGGCTGGGCCAATGGTGCGCTTGCCGCGCAGGCCATCAATGAAAAGTCCAACACTGGACGGCGGATTACTTACAGCCTTCCGCGTGAAGGCGCATTGGTCTGGTCGGAGAATCTGGTGCTGTTGAAAGATGCTCCGCATCCCAAGGCAGGCCTGGCGTTTATCAACTACATGTTGCAGCCGGAAGTGATTGCCAAGACTTCAAATCACACGCTGTACCCCAATGCCAACAAGGACGCCACGGAGTTTGTCCAGCAGAAGTTGCGCGACAATCCGTGGATTTATCCAGACAAGCAAACAGTTGCCACACTGGTTCCACTTGAGCCGCTGCCATTGAAACTGGAGCGGATCCGCACACGAGTCTGGACCAAGGTGAAGAGCAATATCTGA
- a CDS encoding response regulator transcription factor, which produces MPLDLHSLAWHRSIGKLIMQLNRPDFWSSLIRTLNEYVQIDNWVVLIFSNQQVQVISLPEIADVEEVDAFTHLYVKGLYLLDPFYIANRENPQSGFFHLLDIAPEYFVETEYYHQYFAQYISMDEVQYNVQLDADRTLCISIGSRARFNQEQITMLDLIKPWVIALMHQRMCFESDLEKSLAAPAQWPETIGQVGTQITTRESDVLRLLLSGFSNKEIAGKLALSAETVKVHRRNIYAKLNIKSQSELFARFFMPKQEVLS; this is translated from the coding sequence ATGCCACTCGACCTTCATAGCCTGGCCTGGCATCGATCGATTGGAAAACTGATCATGCAGTTGAACCGCCCAGACTTCTGGAGTTCGCTGATTCGCACGCTAAATGAATATGTGCAGATCGATAACTGGGTTGTACTGATCTTCAGCAATCAGCAGGTGCAAGTGATCAGTCTTCCCGAGATCGCCGATGTGGAAGAGGTGGACGCCTTCACTCATCTGTATGTAAAGGGACTTTACTTGCTGGACCCCTTTTACATCGCCAACCGGGAAAACCCGCAGAGCGGCTTCTTTCACTTATTGGATATAGCCCCGGAGTACTTCGTTGAAACCGAGTACTACCACCAGTATTTCGCCCAGTACATTTCCATGGATGAAGTGCAATACAACGTGCAACTCGATGCCGATAGAACCCTGTGCATTTCCATTGGCAGCCGGGCTCGTTTCAATCAGGAACAAATCACCATGCTCGACCTGATCAAGCCCTGGGTGATTGCACTGATGCATCAACGCATGTGCTTTGAGAGTGATCTGGAGAAGAGCCTTGCCGCCCCAGCGCAATGGCCAGAAACCATCGGCCAAGTGGGCACGCAGATCACCACACGGGAAAGCGATGTACTCCGGCTGTTGCTCAGCGGCTTCTCCAACAAGGAGATCGCCGGCAAACTCGCCCTCTCGGCAGAAACCGTCAAAGTTCATCGCCGCAACATTTACGCCAAGTTGAACATCAAGTCACAGTCCGAACTCTTCGCTCGATTTTTCATGCCCAAGCAGGAGGTTCTCTCTTGA
- a CDS encoding GIY-YIG nuclease family protein, whose amino-acid sequence MLIQLLTSLLPSLNTQNTKVHLAQHNGIDHPMDVYLAGEFDDWQSRQSRRNFECEYVIGLVELPGTKKWLLAGVYDSLKLNEAKSDNDQHDLVYDYRRVPEFAELEGRLILDYSKPRGNYLWLETCLKSMVVSSLLERPMTVGKFPGFKEVDISHRELNIIVKQGLESWQTALSSVAGVYLISDRTEGEHQLYVGSATGTGGVWDRWVTYAHNGHGGNIRLRDLHARRGETFAENFRFSILEIADKHTGKEEMMQKEIHWKRRLLTRDSGLNGN is encoded by the coding sequence ATGCTCATACAGCTTCTGACCAGCCTCCTGCCGTCACTCAACACACAGAACACCAAGGTTCATCTCGCCCAACACAACGGGATTGACCACCCGATGGACGTTTACCTGGCCGGCGAATTCGACGACTGGCAGTCGCGGCAGTCGCGAAGGAATTTCGAATGCGAGTATGTGATCGGCCTGGTCGAACTGCCCGGCACCAAGAAATGGCTGCTGGCCGGGGTCTACGACTCACTCAAGCTCAACGAGGCGAAGAGCGATAACGACCAGCATGACTTGGTGTACGACTACCGCCGCGTGCCTGAATTCGCCGAGCTGGAAGGTCGCTTAATACTCGACTACAGCAAGCCGCGGGGAAACTATCTCTGGCTGGAAACCTGCCTGAAAAGCATGGTGGTGTCCTCGCTCCTGGAAAGGCCCATGACGGTCGGCAAGTTTCCCGGGTTCAAGGAAGTCGATATCTCTCATCGGGAACTGAACATCATCGTCAAACAAGGCCTGGAGTCATGGCAGACCGCACTTTCCAGCGTGGCGGGCGTGTACCTCATCTCCGACCGGACTGAAGGCGAGCATCAGCTGTATGTGGGCTCCGCGACCGGCACTGGCGGTGTGTGGGACCGTTGGGTCACCTACGCCCATAACGGGCACGGAGGAAACATCCGCCTACGTGACCTGCACGCCCGGCGTGGCGAGACTTTCGCGGAAAACTTCAGGTTCAGCATCCTTGAAATTGCCGACAAGCACACAGGCAAGGAAGAAATGATGCAAAAGGAAATTCACTGGAAGCGCCGCCTTCTGACCCGCGACAGCGGGCTGAACGGCAACTGA
- a CDS encoding TetR family transcriptional regulator: MRVSKAQAQANREHIVETASELFRERGFDGVGVSDLMAAAGFTHGGFYKHFGSKADLMAEASACSLAKSLAAAQALDVPGFIDVYVSREHRDRRGNGCTMVALGGDAARQPDDLKATFAEGIEHTLQTLGDKYPTGPDAPAGEGRRKMIDLLSRAVGAILLSRACPDDSALADEILQVCRAEMLASLAVDKGESA, translated from the coding sequence GTGAGAGTGAGCAAGGCCCAGGCGCAGGCCAATCGAGAGCACATCGTTGAAACGGCCTCTGAGCTGTTCCGTGAGCGCGGTTTCGACGGTGTGGGTGTGTCGGATCTGATGGCGGCGGCCGGGTTCACCCACGGCGGCTTCTACAAGCATTTCGGCTCCAAGGCCGACCTCATGGCCGAAGCCTCGGCCTGCAGCCTGGCCAAATCCCTGGCAGCGGCGCAGGCGCTTGATGTGCCGGGGTTCATTGACGTCTATGTGTCGCGGGAGCACCGGGACCGGCGGGGCAACGGCTGCACCATGGTTGCGTTGGGCGGCGATGCGGCGCGCCAGCCGGACGATCTGAAAGCGACCTTTGCCGAAGGGATCGAGCACACCCTGCAAACCCTGGGTGACAAATACCCGACCGGGCCGGATGCGCCAGCGGGCGAGGGCAGAAGGAAAATGATCGACCTGCTGTCGCGTGCGGTCGGTGCGATCCTGTTGTCGCGCGCCTGTCCGGATGATTCAGCGCTGGCGGATGAGATTCTTCAGGTGTGCCGTGCTGAGATGCTGGCGTCGTTGGCGGTTGATAAAGGCGAGTCGGCGTAG
- a CDS encoding alkene reductase, with protein MTDQNLFTPYTLGALTLANRIVLAPLTRNRAGAGFVPSEFAATYYSQRAGAGLLISEATQISQQGQGYQDTPGVYTQAQIDGWRKVTDAVHAQGAKIFVQLWHVGRVSHVDLQENGAAPVAPSALRAATQVFVNNRFEEASQPRALDINELPGIVADFRQAAANAIAAGFDGVEIHGANGYLLDQFLKDSANVRTDAYGGSIENRARLLLEVTAAVIDEIGAERTGVRLSPVSPANGVSSSDPQAQFDYLVEQLDALGVVYLHMVEGATGGPRDVAPFDFAALRQRFKNTYIANNGYDLDLATSRLAEDQADLIAFGRPFIGNPDLVERLKTGATLSAFNPATLYGGGAAGYIDYPTLVESNASAG; from the coding sequence ATGACCGATCAGAATCTGTTCACCCCTTACACCCTTGGCGCCCTCACGCTGGCGAACCGCATCGTCCTCGCGCCGCTGACCCGCAACCGCGCGGGCGCAGGCTTTGTTCCCAGCGAATTCGCCGCCACCTATTACAGCCAACGCGCTGGCGCAGGCTTGCTGATCAGCGAAGCCACGCAGATTTCCCAGCAAGGCCAGGGCTATCAGGACACCCCCGGGGTCTACACCCAGGCGCAGATTGATGGCTGGCGCAAGGTGACCGACGCGGTCCACGCCCAGGGCGCAAAGATCTTTGTGCAGCTGTGGCATGTCGGCCGCGTATCCCATGTTGATCTGCAAGAGAACGGCGCCGCTCCCGTGGCCCCTTCGGCGCTGCGCGCGGCCACCCAGGTGTTCGTCAACAACCGTTTTGAAGAGGCCAGCCAACCGCGAGCCCTGGATATCAACGAACTGCCGGGGATCGTCGCCGATTTCCGCCAGGCCGCGGCGAACGCAATCGCCGCCGGGTTCGATGGCGTGGAAATTCACGGCGCGAACGGCTATCTGCTGGATCAGTTCCTCAAGGACAGCGCCAACGTGCGCACCGATGCCTACGGCGGTTCGATTGAAAATCGTGCCCGTCTGCTGCTTGAGGTGACGGCGGCCGTCATCGACGAAATCGGCGCGGAACGCACCGGAGTACGCCTGTCACCGGTGTCGCCGGCCAACGGTGTCTCCAGCAGCGATCCGCAGGCGCAATTCGATTACCTCGTCGAGCAACTCGACGCCCTCGGCGTGGTTTATCTGCATATGGTCGAAGGTGCGACCGGCGGTCCACGTGACGTGGCGCCATTCGATTTTGCCGCCCTGCGCCAGCGCTTCAAAAACACCTACATCGCCAACAACGGCTATGACCTGGACCTGGCGACCTCACGGCTCGCCGAAGACCAGGCCGACCTGATCGCCTTCGGGCGTCCGTTCATTGGCAACCCGGATCTGGTGGAGCGCCTCAAGACCGGCGCCACCTTGTCCGCATTCAATCCCGCCACCCTCTACGGCGGCGGCGCGGCGGGCTACATCGACTACCCGACGCTGGTTGAATCGAACGCCAGCGCAGGCTGA
- a CDS encoding SDR family NAD(P)-dependent oxidoreductase: MSPRPTVLITGASTGIGATYAERFAQRGHDLLLVARDQARLDALAGRLRSEHGVAVEVMKADLTQLSDLTSVEARLRDDARIGILVNNAGAALSGSFIEQSTDSVAQLIALNTTALVRLASAIAPRLAKAGEGAIINIGSVVGLAPEFGMTVYGATKAFVLFLSQGLSLELSPRGVYVQAVLPAATRTEIWDRSGVDINTLDEIMEVGDLVDAALVGFDRREPVTIPPLQQAERWDDLQSARQGLLGQIRQSAVAQRYQAQR, translated from the coding sequence ATGAGCCCACGCCCTACCGTTCTGATCACCGGCGCCTCCACTGGCATCGGCGCCACCTACGCCGAGCGCTTCGCGCAACGCGGCCACGATCTGCTCCTGGTCGCCCGCGACCAGGCCCGCCTGGATGCACTTGCAGGCCGATTGCGCAGCGAACACGGGGTCGCCGTCGAGGTGATGAAAGCGGATTTGACCCAACTCAGCGATCTGACCAGCGTTGAAGCCCGCCTGCGCGACGACGCGCGCATCGGCATCCTGGTCAACAACGCCGGCGCCGCCCTGTCCGGCAGCTTCATCGAGCAGAGCACCGACAGCGTTGCCCAACTGATCGCCCTTAACACCACGGCGCTGGTGCGCCTGGCCAGTGCCATCGCCCCGCGCCTGGCCAAGGCCGGCGAAGGCGCGATCATCAACATCGGTTCGGTGGTGGGCCTGGCGCCGGAGTTCGGTATGACGGTGTATGGCGCGACCAAGGCTTTCGTGCTGTTCCTGTCCCAAGGCCTGAGCCTGGAACTGTCACCCCGGGGCGTGTACGTGCAGGCCGTGCTGCCGGCCGCCACCCGCACGGAAATCTGGGACCGCTCCGGCGTCGACATCAACACCCTGGACGAAATCATGGAAGTGGGCGATCTGGTAGACGCCGCGCTGGTCGGCTTCGATCGGCGCGAACCGGTAACGATCCCGCCGCTGCAACAGGCCGAACGCTGGGATGACCTGCAGAGCGCGCGTCAGGGCCTGCTGGGGCAGATCCGGCAATCCGCGGTGGCCCAGCGTTACCAGGCCCAACGGTGA
- a CDS encoding alpha/beta fold hydrolase produces MNPTQTTLAPAVQTSFINAANQSITVRGIPFAYRDTGPTGGVPLVLFNHWGAVLDNFDPAIIDGLAQTRRVITTDYRGIGGSGGTAPLTVGEMAQDAIELIQALGFKRVDVLGFSLGGFVAQDIALKAPQLVRRLILTGTGPAGGSGIDRVGSVTWPLMLKGLLTLRDPKVYLFFTSTANGRRAASEYLQRLKARRKNRDKRPTPAAFLRQLQAITAWGKQTPDDLEHLQTPTLVVNGDNDVMVPSGNSRALGERIPNAQLVLYEDAGHGSIFQYHADFVARALTFLDD; encoded by the coding sequence ATGAATCCAACACAGACAACTCTCGCCCCGGCGGTACAGACCTCGTTCATCAACGCGGCGAACCAATCGATCACGGTCAGGGGCATTCCCTTCGCCTACCGCGATACCGGCCCCACCGGCGGCGTGCCGCTGGTGCTGTTCAACCATTGGGGCGCGGTGCTGGACAACTTCGACCCGGCGATCATCGATGGGCTGGCACAGACCCGGCGGGTCATCACCACCGACTATCGCGGCATCGGCGGCTCGGGTGGAACCGCGCCATTGACGGTCGGCGAAATGGCGCAAGACGCCATCGAGCTGATACAGGCCCTGGGGTTCAAGCGCGTCGATGTACTGGGCTTTTCACTTGGCGGCTTCGTCGCTCAGGACATTGCCCTCAAGGCCCCCCAGTTGGTGCGCCGCTTGATTCTCACCGGCACCGGGCCGGCCGGCGGCAGCGGTATCGACAGGGTCGGTTCGGTGACCTGGCCCTTGATGCTCAAAGGCTTGCTGACCTTGCGCGATCCCAAGGTCTACCTATTCTTCACCTCGACTGCCAATGGTCGTCGAGCCGCCTCGGAGTATCTGCAGCGCCTGAAAGCACGCAGAAAAAATCGCGACAAGCGCCCGACGCCAGCGGCTTTCCTGCGGCAGTTGCAGGCCATCACGGCCTGGGGAAAACAGACGCCAGACGATCTCGAACACCTGCAGACGCCGACGCTGGTGGTCAACGGCGACAACGATGTCATGGTGCCCAGCGGCAACTCGCGGGCCCTGGGCGAACGCATCCCCAACGCGCAGCTTGTGCTGTATGAGGACGCTGGCCACGGCAGCATTTTCCAGTACCACGCCGACTTCGTGGCCCGGGCATTGACCTTCCTTGATGACTGA
- a CDS encoding NADP-dependent oxidoreductase, with protein sequence MKAFSIDRYGKNSGRLSEVPTPKVGPHDVLIEVHASSVNLLDSKIRQGEFKLILPYKLPLTLGNDLAGVVIEVGPQVRRFKPGDAVYARPPQARIGTFAQWIAVHQDAVAFKPVNLDMAQAASIPLVALTAWQVLVEAAQLKKGQKVLIHAGSGGVGTLAIQLAKHLGAFVATTTSTANVQWVKALGADQVIDYTQQHFEDVLHDYDVVLNSLGGDVLKKSLQVLKPGGRLISISGPPTLQFAREQGLAWPLQQVMRLLSYGIRRKARQRDVSYSFVFMRADGAQLQQITALIEAGIIQPVLDRSFSLESTAEALQYVEQGRAKGKVVIRIK encoded by the coding sequence ATGAAGGCATTTTCGATTGATCGCTATGGCAAGAACAGCGGACGCCTGAGCGAAGTCCCCACGCCCAAGGTGGGGCCCCACGATGTGCTGATCGAGGTCCACGCCAGCAGCGTCAACCTGCTGGATTCAAAAATCCGCCAGGGCGAATTCAAGCTGATCCTGCCTTATAAATTGCCGCTGACATTGGGCAATGACCTGGCGGGGGTCGTGATCGAGGTCGGTCCGCAAGTGCGGCGCTTCAAGCCCGGCGATGCAGTCTATGCCCGCCCGCCGCAAGCGCGGATCGGCACCTTTGCCCAGTGGATCGCCGTGCATCAGGACGCTGTGGCCTTCAAGCCGGTCAATCTCGACATGGCGCAAGCCGCGTCCATCCCCCTGGTGGCCCTGACTGCCTGGCAGGTGCTGGTGGAAGCCGCGCAACTGAAAAAAGGCCAGAAAGTGCTGATCCATGCCGGTTCAGGCGGCGTCGGCACCCTTGCCATCCAGCTGGCCAAACACCTTGGCGCCTTTGTCGCGACCACCACCAGCACGGCGAATGTCCAATGGGTCAAAGCGTTGGGCGCCGATCAGGTGATCGACTACACGCAGCAGCACTTCGAAGACGTCCTGCACGACTACGACGTGGTGCTCAACAGCCTTGGCGGCGACGTGCTGAAGAAATCACTCCAGGTGCTCAAGCCCGGTGGCCGGCTGATTTCCATTTCCGGCCCGCCGACGCTGCAGTTCGCCCGGGAACAAGGGCTGGCCTGGCCGTTACAGCAGGTCATGCGCCTGCTGAGCTACGGCATTCGGCGCAAGGCGCGCCAACGCGACGTCAGCTACAGCTTCGTGTTCATGCGGGCCGATGGCGCCCAGCTGCAACAGATCACCGCGCTGATCGAGGCCGGCATCATCCAGCCGGTGCTTGACCGCAGCTTCAGCCTTGAATCGACGGCAGAGGCCCTGCAGTACGTCGAGCAGGGACGAGCCAAGGGCAAGGTGGTGATCAGGATCAAATGA
- a CDS encoding OsmC domain/YcaO domain-containing protein — protein sequence MEIKVNFLDNLRLEAKFDDFTVVADQPIRYKGDGSAPGPFDYFLASSALCAAYFVKLYCQTRNIPTDNIRLSQNNIVDPENRYNQIFKIQVELPADISDKDRQGILRSIDRCTVKKVVQTGPEFIIEEVDNLDADAQALLMPPSSAAQSTYIAGKDLPLEQTIANMSGILAGLGMKIEIASWRNIVPNVWSLHIRDAQSPMCFTNGKGATKESALASALGEFIERLNCNFFYNDQFWGEEIANAEFVHYPDERWFQPGRKDELPKEILDEHCLAIYNPDGELRGSHLYDTNSGNIERGICCLPYVRQSDGEVVYFPSNLIENLFLSNGMSAGNTLAEAQVQCLSEIFERAVKRQILEGELALPDVPQEVLAKYPGILAGIQGLEEQGFPVLVKDASLGGEFPVMCVTLMNPRTGGVFASFGAHPSFEVALERSLTELLQGRSFEGLNDLPQPTFESQALMEPNNFVEHFIDSSGVVSWRFFSAKADFEFVEWDFTSQSGFSEREQASAEEAATLFGILEGLGKEVYMAVYQHLGATACRILVPDYSEIYPVDDLIWDNTNKALFFREDILNLHSLDEDGLRSLLERLEESELDDYTDITTLIGIEFDDNTAWGQLTILELKLLLHVALGQFDPAKELVEMFLQYNDNTVERGLFYQALNAVLEVQLDDELELGDYEANLRRMFGNERMDAVIGSVEGSVRFYGLTPTNLQLEGLDRHLRLIDSYKKLHAARAQWTAAQR from the coding sequence ATGGAAATCAAGGTCAATTTTCTCGACAACCTTCGACTTGAAGCCAAGTTCGACGACTTCACGGTGGTGGCCGACCAACCGATCCGCTACAAGGGCGACGGCTCGGCGCCCGGTCCGTTCGACTATTTCCTGGCGTCCTCGGCGCTGTGCGCGGCGTACTTCGTCAAGCTGTACTGCCAGACCCGCAACATCCCCACCGATAACATCCGCCTGTCGCAGAACAACATTGTCGATCCGGAAAACCGCTACAACCAGATCTTCAAGATCCAGGTCGAACTGCCGGCGGACATCTCCGACAAGGACCGCCAGGGCATCCTGCGCTCCATCGACCGTTGCACCGTGAAGAAGGTGGTGCAGACCGGCCCCGAATTCATCATCGAGGAAGTGGACAACCTCGACGCCGACGCCCAGGCGCTGCTGATGCCGCCATCGAGCGCGGCCCAGAGCACCTACATCGCCGGCAAGGACCTGCCGCTGGAGCAGACCATCGCCAACATGTCCGGCATTCTCGCGGGCCTGGGGATGAAGATCGAAATCGCCTCGTGGCGCAACATCGTGCCCAACGTCTGGTCGCTGCATATCCGCGATGCGCAGTCGCCGATGTGCTTCACCAACGGCAAGGGCGCGACCAAGGAAAGCGCCCTGGCCTCGGCCCTGGGCGAGTTCATCGAGCGCCTGAACTGCAACTTCTTCTACAACGATCAGTTCTGGGGCGAGGAAATCGCCAACGCCGAGTTCGTGCATTACCCGGACGAGCGCTGGTTCCAGCCGGGGCGCAAGGACGAGCTGCCCAAGGAGATCCTCGACGAGCACTGCCTGGCCATCTACAACCCCGATGGCGAACTGCGCGGCTCCCACCTGTACGACACCAACTCAGGCAATATCGAGCGCGGCATCTGCTGCCTGCCCTACGTGCGCCAGTCCGACGGCGAGGTGGTGTACTTCCCCTCCAACCTGATCGAGAACCTGTTCCTCAGCAACGGCATGAGCGCCGGCAACACCCTGGCCGAAGCCCAGGTGCAGTGCCTGTCGGAAATCTTCGAGCGGGCGGTCAAGCGCCAGATCCTCGAAGGCGAGCTGGCCCTGCCGGACGTACCCCAGGAAGTGCTGGCCAAGTACCCCGGCATTCTGGCCGGCATCCAGGGCCTGGAAGAACAGGGCTTCCCGGTGCTGGTCAAGGATGCCTCCCTGGGCGGTGAATTCCCGGTGATGTGCGTGACCCTGATGAACCCGCGCACCGGCGGCGTGTTTGCGTCCTTCGGCGCGCACCCGAGCTTCGAAGTGGCGCTGGAGCGCAGCCTCACCGAACTGCTCCAGGGCCGCAGCTTCGAAGGCTTGAACGACCTGCCGCAGCCGACCTTTGAAAGCCAGGCGCTGATGGAGCCGAACAACTTCGTCGAGCACTTCATCGACTCCAGCGGCGTGGTGTCGTGGCGCTTCTTCAGCGCCAAGGCGGACTTTGAGTTCGTCGAGTGGGACTTCACCAGCCAGAGCGGCTTCAGCGAAAGGGAACAAGCCAGCGCCGAAGAAGCCGCGACCCTGTTCGGCATCCTCGAAGGCCTGGGCAAGGAAGTCTACATGGCGGTGTACCAGCACCTGGGGGCCACCGCCTGCCGCATCCTGGTGCCGGACTACTCGGAAATCTACCCGGTGGACGACCTGATCTGGGACAACACCAACAAGGCGCTGTTCTTCCGCGAGGACATCCTCAACCTGCACAGCCTGGACGAAGACGGCCTGCGCTCACTGCTGGAGCGCCTGGAAGAAAGCGAGCTGGACGACTACACCGACATCACCACCCTGATCGGCATCGAGTTCGACGACAACACCGCCTGGGGCCAGTTGACCATCCTCGAACTCAAGCTGCTGCTGCACGTGGCCCTGGGGCAATTCGACCCGGCCAAGGAGCTGGTGGAGATGTTCCTGCAATACAACGACAACACCGTCGAGCGCGGGCTGTTCTACCAGGCCCTGAACGCAGTGCTGGAAGTGCAACTGGACGACGAACTGGAGCTGGGCGACTACGAAGCCAACCTGCGGCGCATGTTCGGCAACGAACGGATGGACGCGGTGATCGGCTCGGTGGAAGGCAGCGTACGCTTTTACGGCCTGACCCCGACCAACCTGCAGCTCGAAGGCCTGGACCGTCACCTGCGCCTGATCGACAGCTACAAGAAGCTGCACGCGGCCCGGGCCCAGTGGACTGCAGCCCAGCGCTGA